The following are encoded in a window of Mycobacterium vicinigordonae genomic DNA:
- a CDS encoding TetR/AcrR family transcriptional regulator, translating to MDWLGERRTEVAADRILDAAERLFTEHGPDSVGMNEIAKAAGCSRATLYRYFDSREALRTAYVHRETRRLGAEIMHLIHSVEDPVQRLIAGMVATLRMVRENPALAAWFGSAQLPIGGELAGQSEVIKALASGFLNSLGPEEPAVVERRARWAVRVIISMLMFPGRDEADERAMIEEFVVPIVTPVSARR from the coding sequence ATGGACTGGCTGGGCGAGCGGCGCACCGAGGTGGCCGCCGACCGGATCCTCGACGCCGCCGAACGACTCTTCACCGAACACGGTCCCGATTCGGTTGGCATGAACGAAATCGCCAAGGCAGCCGGATGTTCCCGCGCAACGCTGTACCGGTACTTCGACAGTAGGGAGGCGCTGCGCACCGCGTATGTGCATCGCGAGACGCGTCGGCTCGGCGCCGAGATCATGCATTTGATCCACAGCGTCGAGGACCCTGTGCAACGGCTCATCGCGGGCATGGTCGCGACATTGCGGATGGTTCGGGAAAACCCTGCGTTGGCAGCGTGGTTCGGATCGGCTCAGCTACCGATCGGTGGTGAGCTGGCTGGGCAGTCGGAGGTGATCAAAGCGCTGGCTTCCGGCTTCCTGAACTCACTGGGTCCCGAGGAGCCCGCAGTGGTGGAACGGCGGGCCCGTTGGGCGGTGCGGGTGATCATCTCCATGCTGATGTTCCCCGGCCGGGACGAGGCCGACGAACGGGCAATGATCGAAGAATTCGTCGTGCCTATCGTGACGCCGGTGTCGGCACGCCGCTAA
- a CDS encoding cytochrome P450, which produces MTAVVSHEAPAKFVLATAETWSNPWPMYRALRDHDPVHHVVPSGHPEDDYYVLSRHADVWAAARDHQTFSSAEGLTVNYGDLDMIGLRDNPPMVMQDPPVHTEFRKLVSRGFTPRQVEAVEPKVREFVVERIEAIRTNGGGDIVTELFKPLPSMVVAHYLGVPEEDWAQFDGWTQAIVAANTAEGGIAGALETVGDAVGTMMAYFTALIERRRTEPEDDTISHLVAAGVGADGDIAGVLSILGFTFTMVTGGNDTVTGMLGGSMPLLQERPDQRQLLVEDPAMIPDAVDELLRLTSPAQGLARTATHDVTIEETTIPAGRRVLLLYGSANRDERQYGDDAGELNVRRCPRNILTFSHGAHHCLGAAAARMQSRVALTELLSRCPNFEVDTEHIVWSGGSYVRRPLSVPIRVRS; this is translated from the coding sequence ATGACAGCTGTTGTGTCTCACGAGGCTCCCGCGAAGTTCGTCCTGGCCACCGCGGAGACCTGGTCCAATCCCTGGCCGATGTACCGGGCGTTGCGCGACCACGACCCCGTGCACCACGTCGTGCCCTCGGGGCATCCGGAGGACGACTACTACGTGCTGTCCCGGCACGCCGACGTATGGGCGGCCGCGCGTGACCACCAGACGTTCTCCTCGGCCGAGGGCCTGACTGTCAACTACGGCGACCTGGACATGATCGGGCTGCGGGACAACCCGCCGATGGTGATGCAGGATCCGCCTGTGCACACCGAGTTTCGCAAGCTCGTGTCGCGTGGGTTCACCCCGCGCCAGGTAGAGGCGGTCGAACCCAAGGTGCGCGAATTCGTGGTAGAGCGGATCGAGGCAATCCGCACCAACGGCGGCGGCGACATTGTCACCGAGTTGTTCAAGCCGCTGCCGTCGATGGTGGTGGCGCATTATCTCGGTGTGCCCGAGGAAGATTGGGCTCAATTCGACGGATGGACCCAGGCCATTGTCGCGGCGAACACGGCCGAGGGCGGTATCGCCGGGGCACTGGAGACCGTCGGCGATGCCGTCGGCACCATGATGGCCTACTTCACCGCGCTCATCGAGCGACGCCGCACCGAACCCGAAGACGATACGATCTCGCACCTGGTGGCCGCGGGCGTCGGCGCCGACGGCGACATAGCCGGCGTGCTGTCGATCCTCGGCTTCACCTTCACCATGGTCACCGGCGGCAACGACACCGTCACCGGAATGCTCGGGGGCTCAATGCCGTTGCTGCAGGAGCGGCCAGACCAGCGCCAGCTGCTGGTGGAGGACCCCGCGATGATTCCCGACGCCGTCGATGAGCTGCTGCGGCTCACCTCCCCCGCGCAGGGACTGGCCCGCACCGCCACCCACGACGTCACCATCGAGGAAACCACCATCCCGGCCGGTCGCCGAGTCCTGCTGCTGTACGGGTCGGCCAACCGCGACGAGCGCCAATACGGTGACGACGCAGGCGAACTCAACGTACGCCGGTGTCCGCGCAACATTCTGACATTCAGCCATGGCGCTCACCATTGCCTGGGCGCCGCCGCGGCGCGGATGCAGTCCCGGGTCGCCTTGACCGAATTACTCAGCCGTTGCCCGAATTTCGAGGTCGACACCGAGCACATTGTCTGGTCTGGCGGCAGCTATGTGCGGCGTCCGTTGTCGGTGCCGATTCGGGTCCGATCCTGA
- a CDS encoding acyltransferase family protein, with protein sequence MTLSEEQDQGGLEQVSGVDRVASLTGVRAVAALLVVGTHAAYTTGKYTHGYWGLVGARMEIGVPIFFVLSGYLLFRPWVKSAATGGTPPSLSRYARHRVRRIMPAYVVTVLIAYVLYHFREAGPNPGHSWLGLIRNLTLTQIYTDGYLGKYLHQGLTQMWSLAVEASFYVLLPGLAYLLLVLMCRRRWRPKLVTATILALTLISPGWLILVHCNHQIPDGARLWLPTYLAWFLGGMLLTVLQEVGVRCYAFVAIPLAIICYFIVSTPLGGAPTTSPASLPEALWKTVFYAVIATLAVAPLALGDQGWYSGLLASRPMVWLGEISYEIFLIHLITMEFAMVYIVRAHVYTGPMLSLFIATMVVTIPLAWLLHRFTRVQSG encoded by the coding sequence ATGACGCTGTCCGAGGAGCAGGATCAGGGCGGACTCGAACAGGTCTCCGGCGTGGATCGGGTGGCCTCGCTCACCGGAGTCCGCGCGGTGGCGGCCCTGCTCGTGGTCGGCACGCACGCCGCCTACACCACCGGCAAGTACACCCACGGCTACTGGGGTCTGGTCGGTGCCCGGATGGAGATCGGTGTGCCGATCTTTTTCGTGTTGTCCGGCTACCTGTTGTTCCGGCCCTGGGTGAAGTCGGCCGCGACCGGCGGCACACCGCCGTCCTTGAGTCGTTATGCGCGGCATCGGGTTCGGCGAATCATGCCCGCCTACGTGGTCACCGTGCTGATTGCCTACGTGCTCTATCACTTCCGCGAGGCTGGACCCAACCCGGGGCATAGCTGGTTGGGGTTGATCCGCAATCTGACGCTCACCCAGATCTACACCGACGGCTACCTCGGTAAGTATTTGCACCAGGGGCTGACGCAGATGTGGAGCCTGGCGGTGGAGGCGTCGTTCTATGTGCTGCTGCCGGGTTTGGCCTACCTGCTGCTGGTATTGATGTGTCGGCGGCGGTGGCGGCCCAAGCTGGTGACAGCAACTATTCTGGCGCTAACGCTGATCAGCCCGGGGTGGCTGATCCTGGTGCACTGCAACCATCAGATCCCCGACGGTGCCCGATTATGGTTGCCGACCTACCTGGCTTGGTTTCTGGGCGGGATGTTGTTGACCGTGCTGCAAGAGGTGGGCGTCCGCTGCTATGCATTCGTGGCCATCCCGCTGGCAATCATTTGCTATTTCATCGTTTCCACGCCGCTGGGCGGTGCGCCCACCACCTCACCGGCGTCATTGCCCGAGGCGCTGTGGAAGACGGTCTTCTATGCGGTGATTGCCACATTAGCGGTGGCGCCGCTGGCGCTGGGGGACCAGGGCTGGTATTCGGGCCTGCTGGCCAGCCGGCCCATGGTGTGGCTGGGTGAGATCTCTTACGAGATCTTCTTGATCCACCTGATCACCATGGAGTTCGCGATGGTCTACATCGTGCGGGCGCATGTATACACCGGTCCGATGCTGAGTCTGTTCATCGCGACCATGGTGGTGACGATCCCGTTGGCGTGGCTGCTGCACCGGTTCACTCGGGTCCAGTCGGGTTAG
- a CDS encoding FAD-binding oxidoreductase translates to MVITDPAVTEGYRQDRALDPSAGKPLAVVRPRHTEEVQTVLRWASAHKVPVVPRGAGSGLSGGATAVDDGIVLSTEKMRDITIDPVTRTAVCQPGLFNSEVKQAAAEHGLWYPPDPSSYEICSIGGNIATNAGGLCCVKYGVTTDYVLGMQVVLADGTAVRLGGPRVKDVAGLSLTKLFVGSEGTLGVVTEVTLRLLPAQHTSSVVVASFASVETAVDAVLGVTARLRPSMLEFMDQVAINAVEDTLRMDLDRSAAAMLVGGSDERGRAGAEDAEIMAAVFAENGALEVFSTDDPDEGEAFVAARRFCIPAVEAKGSLLLEDVGVPLPALGALVTGIARIAEERDLMISVIAHAGDGNTHPLLVFDPADAAMAERAHLAYGEIMDLAIELGGTITGEHGVGRLKRPWLEGYLGPDVMDLNRRIKHALDPLGILNPGSGI, encoded by the coding sequence ATGGTGATCACCGACCCCGCGGTGACCGAGGGCTACCGGCAGGACCGGGCTCTGGATCCGTCGGCGGGCAAGCCGCTGGCCGTGGTCCGGCCGCGCCACACCGAAGAGGTGCAGACCGTGCTGCGGTGGGCATCGGCGCACAAGGTTCCGGTGGTGCCGCGCGGTGCCGGCAGCGGGCTGTCCGGGGGGGCGACGGCGGTGGACGACGGGATCGTGCTCTCGACAGAGAAAATGCGCGATATCACCATCGACCCCGTCACCCGCACCGCGGTGTGCCAGCCCGGCCTGTTCAACTCCGAAGTCAAGCAGGCCGCCGCCGAACACGGACTGTGGTATCCGCCGGATCCGTCGTCGTACGAGATCTGCAGCATCGGCGGCAACATCGCCACCAACGCCGGTGGGCTGTGCTGCGTGAAATACGGCGTCACCACCGACTACGTGCTGGGTATGCAGGTGGTTCTGGCCGACGGTACCGCGGTGCGGCTGGGTGGCCCGCGAGTGAAAGATGTTGCGGGACTTTCACTTACCAAGCTGTTCGTGGGCAGCGAAGGGACGCTGGGAGTGGTCACCGAAGTGACGCTGCGCCTGCTGCCGGCGCAGCACACCTCGAGCGTGGTGGTGGCCAGCTTCGCTTCGGTGGAAACGGCTGTCGATGCCGTGCTCGGAGTCACCGCACGACTGCGCCCGTCGATGCTGGAGTTCATGGATCAGGTCGCGATCAACGCCGTCGAAGACACCTTGCGGATGGACCTAGACCGCTCGGCGGCGGCGATGCTGGTGGGCGGGTCCGACGAGCGGGGCCGCGCCGGCGCCGAAGACGCTGAGATCATGGCCGCGGTGTTCGCCGAAAATGGTGCTTTGGAGGTGTTTTCGACCGACGACCCCGACGAAGGTGAGGCGTTTGTGGCCGCGCGGCGGTTCTGCATTCCGGCCGTGGAAGCCAAGGGATCGTTGTTGCTCGAAGACGTCGGGGTGCCGCTGCCCGCGCTCGGTGCGTTGGTGACCGGAATCGCGCGGATCGCCGAGGAGCGGGACCTGATGATCTCGGTGATCGCGCACGCCGGCGACGGCAACACCCACCCGCTACTGGTGTTTGATCCCGCAGATGCCGCCATGGCGGAGCGCGCCCACCTCGCCTACGGCGAAATCATGGACCTGGCCATCGAACTCGGGGGCACCATCACGGGTGAGCACGGGGTGGGCCGGTTAAAGCGCCCCTGGCTCGAGGGATACCTGGGACCCGACGTGATGGACCTGAACCGGCGGATCAAGCACGCGCTGGATCCGTTGGGAATTCTTAATCCGGGGTCGGGAATCTGA
- a CDS encoding TetR/AcrR family transcriptional regulator, whose translation MRSEAEKLTFTQAARRAQIVTASIEVIAEFGWAQTSIRKIADRVGVAMSAVLYHFGTKDNLVDAIVAEMYRSALLAVAPALQAETTSAGKLTAYIRANIAYFDGHRMQLAALAQLGVGYRPSDGRRLDELGMTDELRKELAVLDPTAILVAGQQDREFGEFPVESMSVALRGAVNAVVERILREPDFDARAYAEDLVTIFNRAVALQR comes from the coding sequence ATCCGATCTGAAGCAGAGAAGTTGACTTTCACCCAGGCGGCGCGACGAGCTCAAATCGTGACTGCCTCGATCGAGGTGATCGCGGAGTTCGGCTGGGCCCAGACGTCGATACGCAAGATTGCTGACCGGGTTGGTGTGGCGATGAGTGCCGTGCTGTACCACTTCGGCACCAAGGACAACTTGGTCGACGCGATCGTGGCAGAGATGTACCGTTCGGCGCTCTTGGCGGTGGCGCCGGCCTTGCAGGCGGAAACCACTTCGGCGGGGAAGCTGACCGCATACATCAGGGCCAATATCGCGTACTTCGACGGCCACCGGATGCAGTTGGCGGCGCTGGCGCAGTTGGGTGTCGGCTATCGGCCCAGCGACGGTCGCCGCCTCGATGAGTTGGGCATGACCGACGAGCTTCGGAAAGAGCTCGCTGTGCTGGACCCCACCGCGATATTGGTTGCGGGGCAACAGGATCGCGAGTTCGGTGAGTTTCCCGTGGAGTCGATGTCGGTTGCTTTGCGGGGTGCGGTCAATGCGGTGGTGGAAAGGATCTTGCGTGAACCGGACTTCGATGCCCGAGCCTACGCCGAGGATTTGGTGACGATCTTCAACCGCGCAGTGGCGTTGCAACGGTGA
- a CDS encoding glycosyltransferase, producing the protein MSRVAIVAVGSRGDVAPLTGVGVALQQAGHSVSIAAYTPFADMVTACGLAFRELPAEFQLAADRAEVQPIKGLAAFASPAGMRALGHDILAAVADEPADIALLSPFAEMAGHPWAESKGIPSLGVRLQPLSATAQYPPAVLGAWSAGATGNRAAAAVGTWLVDRAYGRVIADFRRELGLPRIAVRALRKQRTAANWPILHGYSPLVAPRPLDWRPGLEVTGYWWPARSGDWTPPAELIRFLSDGPAPVFVGFGSMMTTPARAKQLSDIIRHAADQAGVRVLVQAGWTSLDVADDAVMTIGDTPHDWLFPRVAAVAHHCGAGTTAAGLRAGVPTIALPAYGDGPFWAAQLTALGVAAATIDQRQLRVDRLAAAMRTAVDDPRLHDTVRRLSAAIAAEDGAAQVVSAVESLLHQST; encoded by the coding sequence GTGAGCCGCGTCGCCATCGTCGCCGTGGGCAGTCGCGGGGATGTCGCTCCACTGACTGGGGTTGGTGTCGCGCTGCAGCAGGCAGGTCATTCGGTGAGCATTGCGGCCTACACCCCCTTCGCCGACATGGTCACCGCGTGTGGCTTGGCCTTTCGTGAGTTGCCGGCAGAGTTCCAGCTCGCCGCTGACCGCGCCGAGGTGCAACCGATAAAGGGGCTGGCGGCTTTTGCTTCCCCGGCTGGGATGCGGGCACTGGGCCACGACATTCTTGCCGCGGTCGCAGATGAACCAGCCGACATAGCGCTGCTGTCTCCGTTTGCTGAGATGGCCGGACACCCGTGGGCCGAATCGAAAGGGATTCCGTCCTTGGGTGTTCGTCTCCAGCCTTTGTCTGCGACAGCGCAATATCCGCCGGCGGTCCTGGGCGCATGGTCGGCCGGGGCGACCGGCAACCGAGCTGCCGCAGCGGTGGGTACGTGGCTGGTCGATCGCGCCTACGGCCGTGTGATCGCCGACTTTCGCCGCGAACTCGGCCTGCCGCGCATAGCTGTGCGGGCCCTGCGCAAGCAACGAACAGCTGCCAACTGGCCTATTCTGCATGGATATTCGCCGCTGGTGGCCCCGCGCCCACTGGACTGGCGACCTGGACTGGAGGTCACCGGATACTGGTGGCCAGCCCGTTCCGGCGACTGGACGCCGCCAGCCGAGTTGATCAGATTTCTGTCCGACGGCCCGGCGCCGGTGTTCGTCGGTTTTGGCAGCATGATGACGACCCCCGCTCGCGCCAAACAGCTCTCCGACATCATCAGGCATGCCGCTGATCAGGCCGGGGTTCGCGTCCTCGTGCAGGCTGGCTGGACCAGCTTGGATGTGGCTGACGACGCCGTGATGACTATCGGAGACACCCCGCACGATTGGCTGTTCCCCCGGGTGGCTGCCGTCGCGCATCACTGCGGTGCGGGCACAACCGCAGCGGGACTGCGCGCCGGGGTTCCCACCATCGCACTGCCGGCCTACGGTGATGGCCCGTTCTGGGCCGCCCAACTCACCGCGCTCGGCGTCGCCGCGGCCACCATCGATCAGCGCCAGCTCCGGGTCGACCGCCTCGCAGCCGCAATGCGCACCGCGGTCGACGACCCACGACTGCACGACACCGTGCGCCGACTCAGCGCAGCCATTGCCGCTGAGGACGGCGCAGCCCAGGTCGTGTCGGCTGTCGAGTCCCTGCTGCACCAATCAACGTAG
- a CDS encoding LppP/LprE family lipoprotein: MWSLPRRAKPLTGAATVALIATTLASCGSGDSTVAKTPQASPSSSAASGVPDSSTNSPTKNAAPPTSSNPPPDPCAVNLAAPTIAKVVSELPRDPRSQQPWNPEPVAGNYNECAQLSAVIIKANTNADNPTTRAVMFHLGKFIPQGVPDTYGFTGIDTAQSTGDTVALTYTNGLGLGSIVKFRWNGNNVELIANTPGR, translated from the coding sequence GTGTGGTCGTTACCTCGCCGCGCCAAGCCACTGACCGGCGCGGCCACTGTCGCCTTGATCGCGACGACGTTAGCCAGCTGCGGTTCCGGCGACTCCACGGTTGCGAAAACACCGCAGGCCTCGCCAAGCTCCTCGGCCGCCAGTGGCGTGCCGGACAGCTCCACGAACTCGCCGACCAAGAATGCCGCTCCTCCTACCAGCAGCAACCCCCCGCCGGATCCGTGCGCGGTCAATCTCGCCGCCCCCACGATCGCAAAGGTCGTCTCCGAACTCCCGCGCGATCCTCGCAGTCAGCAGCCCTGGAATCCCGAACCGGTGGCCGGCAATTACAACGAGTGTGCACAGCTATCGGCGGTGATCATCAAGGCCAACACCAACGCGGACAATCCGACCACCCGGGCTGTGATGTTCCATCTGGGCAAATTCATCCCGCAAGGGGTTCCCGACACCTACGGTTTCACTGGCATTGACACCGCCCAGTCGACCGGAGACACGGTGGCCCTGACGTACACCAACGGTCTGGGGTTGGGCAGCATTGTCAAGTTTCGGTGGAATGGGAACAACGTCGAACTCATTGCTAATACGCCTGGCCGTTAA
- a CDS encoding DEAD/DEAH box helicase, whose protein sequence is MDTPPETFADLQIPPAVLRAIADVGYESPTGIQAATIPALLAGTDVVGLAQTGTGKTAAFAIPILSKIDTASKVTQALVLAPTRELALQVAEAFGRYGAHLPQLNVLPIYGGASYTVQLAGLRRGAQVVVGTPGRVIDHLERGTLDLSRVDYLVLDEADEMLTMGFAEEVDRILAETPEYKQVALFSATMPPAIRKITTKYLHSPLEVTSKAKTATAENISQRYIQVAGPRKMDALTRVLEVEPFEAMIVFVRTKQATEEVAEKLRARGFSAAAINGDIPQGQRERTITSLREGTIDILVATDVAARGLDVERISHVVNYDIPHDTESYVHRIGRTGRAGRKGSALLFVSPRERHLLKAIEKATRQPLTEVALPTVEDVNAQRVAKFADSITSALGGQGIELFRRLVEDYEREHDVPMADIAAALALQSRDGEEFLLAPDPPPERREREKRGHQDRPERPRQTKPFTTYRIDVGKRHKIGPGAIVGAIANEGGLHRSDFGHIAIGPDFSMVELPAKLPKAVLKKLEQTRISGVLINLRPDRHADKRVPGKDGSRPRRKPAG, encoded by the coding sequence ATGGACACCCCGCCCGAAACCTTTGCCGACCTGCAGATTCCCCCCGCCGTGCTGCGGGCGATCGCGGACGTCGGTTACGAGTCGCCGACCGGCATCCAGGCCGCAACCATTCCGGCGCTGCTCGCAGGTACCGACGTCGTTGGTCTGGCGCAGACCGGCACCGGCAAGACGGCGGCGTTCGCGATTCCGATCCTGTCGAAGATCGACACCGCGAGCAAAGTGACCCAGGCGCTGGTACTGGCACCCACCCGCGAGCTGGCGCTGCAGGTGGCCGAGGCATTCGGCCGCTACGGAGCGCACCTGCCACAGCTCAACGTCTTGCCGATCTACGGTGGCGCGTCGTACACCGTTCAGTTGGCGGGACTACGACGAGGCGCGCAGGTGGTGGTAGGTACTCCAGGCCGGGTCATCGACCACCTGGAGCGCGGGACGCTGGATCTGTCTCGGGTGGACTACCTTGTGCTCGACGAGGCCGACGAGATGCTCACCATGGGCTTCGCCGAAGAGGTCGACCGCATCCTCGCGGAGACACCCGAGTACAAGCAGGTCGCTCTGTTCTCCGCGACCATGCCGCCAGCGATCCGCAAGATCACCACAAAATACCTGCACAGTCCGCTGGAAGTAACGTCGAAGGCGAAAACCGCCACCGCAGAGAACATTTCACAGCGCTACATCCAAGTGGCGGGTCCACGCAAGATGGATGCGCTCACGAGGGTGCTCGAGGTGGAGCCGTTCGAAGCGATGATTGTGTTCGTGCGCACCAAGCAGGCCACCGAGGAAGTGGCCGAAAAGCTGCGCGCCCGTGGTTTTTCCGCTGCCGCGATCAACGGCGACATCCCGCAGGGTCAGCGCGAGCGCACCATCACCTCGCTGCGCGAGGGCACCATCGACATCCTGGTCGCCACCGACGTGGCCGCGCGGGGGCTCGATGTCGAGCGCATCTCGCACGTCGTCAACTACGACATCCCGCACGACACCGAGTCCTACGTGCACCGCATCGGGCGCACCGGTCGGGCCGGACGCAAAGGTTCGGCGCTGCTCTTCGTCTCGCCACGAGAGCGTCACCTGCTCAAGGCGATTGAGAAGGCCACCCGCCAGCCGCTCACCGAGGTGGCGCTGCCTACTGTCGAGGACGTCAACGCACAACGCGTCGCCAAGTTCGCCGACTCGATCACCAGCGCACTCGGCGGCCAGGGCATCGAGCTGTTCCGCCGCCTCGTTGAGGATTACGAACGCGAGCACGATGTCCCGATGGCCGACATCGCTGCCGCGTTGGCGCTGCAGTCCCGCGACGGCGAGGAGTTCCTGCTGGCCCCCGACCCGCCGCCAGAGCGACGGGAACGCGAAAAACGGGGCCATCAGGACCGTCCCGAAAGGCCAAGGCAGACCAAGCCTTTCACCACTTATCGCATTGATGTGGGTAAACGGCACAAGATCGGTCCGGGCGCGATCGTCGGCGCCATCGCCAACGAGGGCGGACTGCACCGCAGCGATTTCGGACATATTGCCATCGGGCCCGATTTCTCAATGGTTGAGCTGCCGGCCAAGCTGCCCAAGGCGGTGCTGAAAAAGCTTGAACAAACCCGCATATCCGGTGTGCTGATCAACCTTCGGCCCGACCGGCACGCTGATAAGAGGGTGCCTGGCAAAGACGGCAGCAGACCACGCCGGAAACCGGCCGGATGA